A stretch of the Dioscorea cayenensis subsp. rotundata cultivar TDr96_F1 chromosome 4, TDr96_F1_v2_PseudoChromosome.rev07_lg8_w22 25.fasta, whole genome shotgun sequence genome encodes the following:
- the LOC120259480 gene encoding flavin-containing monooxygenase FMO GS-OX-like 5 — protein MVSRHFVAICGDSSDRNCCGTTGRDSVPAAHQMLSSLIPRLLPPSVPSSAPRTLRSVAIIGAGAAGLAAARELRREGHGVVVFERGAEVGGTWIYNPTVESDPVGLDPERHVIHSSLYASLRTNLPREVMGFLDYPFVVRKNSEDFRRFPGHREVLRYLKDFARDFDLCGMIRLETEVVRLAIEGDGRWSVRSRKVGKDLDGGDHYEEEIYDGVVVCNGHYTEPRIAHIPGIDAWPGQQIHSHNYRVPCPFYDQVVVLIGSAASAHDISRDIAGVAKEVHVAARSAPAGTLVKQPGYDNMWLHSMIESAHEDGTLVFQDGSSAHADVIMHCTGYKYHFPFLDTKGIVTIDDNCVGPLYKHIFPPKLAPGLSFIGLPWKVVPFPLCELQSKWVAGVLSGRVTLPTQIEMMEDIKALYSEMEVNGLPKRHFHNIGNYQFEYDDWLATECGYPAVEEWRKLMYSECGKNKIARPESYRDDWNDDHLVAQAMEDFKKFL, from the exons ATGGTTAGCAGGCATTTCGTGGCCATATGCGGAGATTCATCCGACCGAAACTGCTGCGGCACCACAGGCCGCGACAGTGTTCCAGCAGCCCACCAGATGCTCTCGTCCCTCATTCCCCGGCTCCTTCCTCCCTCCGTACCCTCGTCCGCTCCACGAACCCTGCGTTCAGTGGCCATCATTGGCGCTGGTGCCGCTGGCCTGGCCGCCGCCCGTGAACTCCGACGAGAGGGACATGGTGTCGTCGTCTTCGAGCGCGGTGCTGAGGTCGGGGGCACCTGGATCTACAACCCCACAGTCGAGTCCGATCCTGTCGGCCTCGATCCTGAGCGTCATGTAATCCACTCGAGCCTCTATGCGTCACTGCGCACCAACCTCCCAAGAGAGGTTATGGGTTTCCTAGATTATCCCTTCGTTGTCCGGAAGAACAGCGAGGATTTTAGGAGATTTCCCGGGCACCGTGAGGTGTTACGTTACCTGAAGGATTTCGCGAGGGATTTCGATTTGTGTGGAATGATTCGGTTAGAGACGGAGGTGGTGCGATTAGCGATCGAGGGCGATGGGAGGTGGTCTGTCAGATCGAGAAAAGTGGGGAAGGATTTGGATGGAGGAGATCATTACGAGGAGGAGATCTATGACGGGGTCGTCGTTTGCAACGGTCACTACACGGAGCCCCGGATTGCTCACATCCCTG GCATTGATGCATGGCCCGGCCAACAAATACACAGCCATAATTATCGTGTCCCTTGCCCCTTCTATGATCAA GTGGTTGTTCTGATTGGGAGTGCGGCCAGTGCCCATGACATCTCAAGGGACATAGCTGGAGTTGCAAAAGAAGTTCATGTTGCTGCTAGGTCAGCTCCTGCAGGAACGCTCGTGAAGCAACCCGGCTATGACAATATGTGGCTACATTCTATG ATTGAAAGCGCACATGAAGATGGTACTTTGGTTTTCCAAGATGGAAGCTCAGCCCATGCTGATGTCATTATGCATTGTACTGG gTACAAGTATCATTTTCCATTTCTTGACACTAAGGGTATTGTCACTATTGATGACAACTGTGTGGGTCCACTCTACAAGCACATTTTCCCACCTAAGCTTGCTCCTGGCCTTTCTTTCATTGGGCTACCTTGGAAG GTTGTCCCGTTCCCACTGTGTGAACTTCAAAGCAAGTGGGTGGCCGGAGTTCTTTCTGGAAGGGTGACACTTCCAACACAAATAGAGATGATGGAAGACATCAAAGCTTTGTACTCAGAGATGGAAGTTAACGGACTGCCTAAGAGACATTTCCACAACATTGGGAATTATCAG TTTGAATATGACGATTGGTTGGCTACTGAATGCGGATATCCAGCAGTGGAAGAGTGGAGGAAATTGATGTACTCAGAATGTGGAAAGAACAAAATTGCCCGTCCAGAAAGCTATCGTGATGATTGGAATGATGATCATTTAGTTGCTCAAGCAATGGAggattttaagaaatttttgtaG